Proteins encoded by one window of Aulosira sp. FACHB-615:
- a CDS encoding NnrU family protein, protein MSTMPNPLFTPSHFVMLGLQFAFAIAHSGGAALRPLAEKHIGARLYRILFALVSLPLAVILITYFFNHRYDGWQLWQVQGVPGIQAVVWVLSAISFLFLYPATFNLLEIAAIQKPQVHLYETGIIRITRHPQMVGQVIWCFAHTLWLGTSFTLVTSLGLVLHHLFGVWHGDRRLSQRYGEAFELVKQRTSIIPFQAILDGRQSLKWPEFIRPAYLGVAIFVGLLWWLHPLLIVATSKIEW, encoded by the coding sequence ATGTCTACGATGCCTAATCCTTTGTTTACTCCCAGTCATTTTGTCATGTTGGGGTTACAATTTGCTTTTGCGATCGCCCACAGTGGCGGGGCTGCGCTACGTCCATTGGCTGAGAAGCACATAGGAGCAAGGCTTTATCGCATTTTGTTTGCATTAGTTAGTTTACCGTTGGCTGTCATCTTAATTACTTACTTTTTTAACCATCGTTATGACGGCTGGCAACTTTGGCAGGTACAAGGAGTCCCAGGAATACAAGCTGTAGTTTGGGTGTTGTCAGCAATTTCGTTTTTATTTTTGTATCCTGCCACCTTCAATCTACTAGAAATTGCTGCTATTCAAAAGCCCCAAGTTCATTTGTATGAAACTGGGATTATCCGTATTACCCGTCATCCCCAGATGGTAGGACAAGTTATTTGGTGTTTCGCCCATACGCTGTGGTTAGGGACAAGCTTTACTTTAGTCACATCTTTGGGATTAGTCTTACATCACCTATTTGGAGTTTGGCATGGCGATCGCCGCTTATCCCAACGCTACGGCGAAGCTTTTGAACTTGTCAAACAAAGAACTTCCATCATCCCTTTCCAAGCTATTCTGGATGGTCGTCAGTCTCTGAAATGGCCAGAATTTATCCGCCCTGCTTATTTAGGAGTAGCAATTTTTGTTGGTCTACTGTGGTGGTTACATCCACTGTTGATCGTAGCAACTAGTAAAATAGAATGGTGA
- a CDS encoding co-chaperone YbbN — protein MVLSVSERTFTQEVLESPVPVLVNFEAPWCGLCRIIHPLLLQFKSQCGEQIKLVGVNADENFKLSNTYRLKSLPTLLLVENGIIRHRLEGFRGRDDLRLALEEIKLTYTNCSKTYNHSQTADLECRTA, from the coding sequence ATGGTGTTGTCGGTTAGTGAGCGGACATTTACTCAAGAAGTTTTAGAATCTCCAGTACCTGTTTTAGTGAATTTTGAAGCACCTTGGTGCGGCCTATGCCGTATCATCCACCCTTTGTTATTGCAATTTAAATCTCAATGCGGGGAGCAAATTAAATTGGTGGGAGTGAATGCAGATGAAAACTTCAAACTATCCAATACTTATCGTCTCAAGTCACTACCTACTTTACTTTTAGTAGAAAACGGCATTATCCGACATCGCCTAGAAGGTTTTCGTGGCAGAGACGATTTACGTCTGGCTCTAGAAGAAATCAAGCTCACTTACACCAACTGTTCTAAAACATACAACCACTCCCAAACAGCCGATTTAGAATGTCGGACTGCATAA